The following DNA comes from Capsicum annuum cultivar UCD-10X-F1 chromosome 7, UCD10Xv1.1, whole genome shotgun sequence.
CATCTCATATTGCTTAATAGTTATGTAGTTGGGACTTGTATATCTTTTATTAAATTATCATCTCATGTTTGCTAAGAGTGGTTATGCTGTTGGTTTTTCCTGATATTGTTGATTATCTCATTGTGTAGTTGAATTGTTATATGCTCATCAGCTCATACTACTTGATATGTATGTGGTTTGCATAAGTGATATGTTAATCATCTCATGTTATCTTATAGTAGGGAAGAGTGTTTTGTTCCTATCTGGGCTAGGAGTTTAGAGTAgtactttgtgggtgtcttaaAGAATTTTTTTAGTATCTAGCGGTGTGTTATCCCATCTTGTGGTGTGTTTTTGTgctttttgtttgttatactgttatataTCCCATCAAAGGGACGGATTCAGGATTTTACATATATGGGGTTCAGcctctactatatatatatatatataaaaaaaaaaaaaaaatcatattgaagTGGTGTTTTCTTTGCAGCTCTTTTGtgatcaatgatgtagttgtatcTTTGATATGTTATACTTATATAGTTGGATTTTTGGTATcttgattatttttatattaaacaaGTGTTCTTTTTTTGCAGCTTTCTTGTGATCAGTTTACCAGCTTTAGTCTCGGAGCGTGAGAAGTTCTCTTCCAGCTATTTACATGGTTGATATCGACGTCCAGATCCCATCTGCTTTCGATCCATTTGCTGAGGCTAAGGACTCAGGTGCACCTGGAGCAAAGGAGTATGTTCATATACGTATACAACAAAGGAATGGAAAGAAAAGTTTGACGACTGTTCAAGGACTGAGGAAAGAATTCAGTTACGAAAAAATCCTCAAGGATCTGAAGAAAGAGTTCTGTTGCAACGGGAACGTTGTGCAGGATAAGGAGCTTGGCAAAGTGATACAACTTCAAGGTGATCAAAGGAAGAATGTTTCTCATTTTCTTGTGACTGCTGGTGTTGTCAAGAAGGATCAGATCAAGATTCATGGTTTCTGAGTTGCTTGGGCTATTTGGGGTTTGGGGTTATTGAAGCATAGTAGTAATATATAAGCTgtttatatttgttgtttttggttaATGCCTATGAGATGTTATCATGGGTTTCTTTCTGGATTTTGGTTATACTCTTATTTCAGATCATAATAAATTTGGTTTTCTTGAACTAATTCATGTTGTGCTTTCCTTTATCCATTTCTAATGCCTTCATGAACCAGAATAACTTGAAATTGTTTGATCTCAAGAGATTATTGAAgaagggtctattgtacgcaaaATCACCTTTTCAACATGTTAATTCACTTTTGTGATG
Coding sequences within:
- the LOC107856318 gene encoding protein translation factor SUI1 homolog is translated as MVDIDVQIPSAFDPFAEAKDSGAPGAKEYVHIRIQQRNGKKSLTTVQGLRKEFSYEKILKDLKKEFCCNGNVVQDKELGKVIQLQGDQRKNVSHFLVTAGVVKKDQIKIHGF